In Motilibacter peucedani, the genomic stretch ACGAGGGTCCCACGCTCAAGCGGTTCCGGCCGCGCGCGCAGGGCCGGGCCTACCGGATCCGGAAGCGTACGAGCCACATCACCGTTGTCGTGGAGTCGGTCCAGCAGCAGGCTGCCGACCGCACGAAGGGAGGGACCCGCTAGTGGGTCAGAAGGTCAACCCGCACGGGTTCCGGCTCGGCATCACCACCGACTTCAAGAGCCGCTGGTACGCCGACAAACTCTACAAGGACTACGTCAAGGAAGACGTCGCGATCCGCCGCTTGATGACGCGCGGCATGGAGCGCGCCGGCATCTCGAAGGTGGAGATCGAGCGCACGCGCGACCGCGTACGCGTCGACATCCACACCGCGCGCCCGGGCATCGTCATCGGCCGCCGCGGCGCCGAGGCCGACCGCATCCGCGGCGAGCTGGAGAAGCTCACCGGCAAGCAGGTGCAGCTCAACATCCTCGAGGTCAAGAACCCCGAGGTCGACGCGCAGCTGGTCGCCCAGGGCGTCGCCGAGCAGCTCTCGAGCCGGGTGTCGTTCCGGCGTGCCATGCGCAAGTCGATGATGAGCGCGACCAAGGCCGGCGCCAAGGGCATCCGCGTGCAGTGCTCGGGCCGCCTCGGCGGTGCCGAGATGTCGCGCTCGGAGTTCTACCGCGAGGGTCGCGTGCCGCTGCACACGCTGCGCGCGAACATCGACTACGGCTTCTACGAGGCGCGCACCACGTTCGGGCGCATCGGCGTCAAGGTGTGGATCTACAAGGGCGACGTCACCAGCCTGACCGCCGAGCGCCAGGCGGCTGCGGCCGCCGCCCGCGCCGGGTCCCGCGACCGCTCCGCCGCCCGTCCGCCCCGCGGCGGTGCCGGTGCCGGCTCCCGCGGCCCGCGCCGCGACGCCGAGGTCGGCGCGACGCCGACCGCGGCGGGCGACACCGCCCACGAGGCCGGTCCGCACCAGTCGCAGACGACGGCCTCCGCCGTCGAGCAGGTCGTCGTCGAGGCCCAGCAGGGCTCGACCCCCGGACAGGAGGGCTGACCCGTGCTGATTCCCCGTCGGGTCAAGCACCGCAAGCAGCACCACCCCGGTCGCTCGGGCGCCGCCAAGGGCGGAACCCGCGTGACGTTCGGCGAGTACGGCATCCAGGCGCTGGAGCCGGCCTACGTGACGAACCGGCAGATCGAGTCCGCCCGTATCGCCATCACGCGGCACATCCGCCGTGGCGGCAAGGTGTGGATCAACATCTACCCGGACCGTCCGCTCACCAAGAAGCCGGCCGAGACCCGCATGGGCTCCGGCAAGGGCTCGCCGGAGTGGTGGATCGCCAACGTCAAGCCCGGACGCGTGATGTTCGAGCTGTCCTACCCCAACGAGAAGACGGCCCGGGAGGCTCTGATGCGCGCCGCGCACAAGCTGCCCATGAAGTGCCGCATCGTGAAGCGCGAAGAGGGTGTCGTCTGATGGCTCTCGGGACCAAGGCCGTCGAGTTCCGCGGCCTCGACGAGGACGAGCTGATGTCCAAGCTGCGCGAGCACAAGGAAGAGCTGTTCAACCTGCGCTTCCAGGCCGCCACCGGGCAGCTGGACAACCACGGCCGCCTCAAGTCGGTGCGTCGCGACATCGCCCGCATCTACACCATCCTGCGCGAGCGCGAGCTCGGCATCACCCAGGTCGACACCACGGAGGGAGCAGCGTGAGCGAGCAGATCGCAGAGACCAGCGGGACCACCAGCCAGGCTGCGGCCTCGCGCGGCTACCGCAAGACCCGCGAGGGCCTCGTGGTGAGCGACAAGATGGACAAGACCGTCGTCGTGGCCGTCGAGGACCGCTTCAAGCACCCGCTCTACGGCAAGGTCGTGCGCCGCACGAGCCGCCTGAAGGCGCACGACGAGCGCAACGACGCCGGTGTCGGCGACCGCGTGCTGCTCATGGAGACCCGGCCGCTGTCGGCGACCAAGCGCTGGCGCGTCGTCGAGATCCTCGAGAAGGCGAAGTAACCGATGATCCAGCAGGAGTCGCGACTGCGCGTCGCCGACAACACCGGGGCCAAGGAGCTCCTGTGCATCCGGGTCCTCGGTGGCTCGGGCCGGCGCTACGCGGGCATCGGCGACGTCATCGTCGCCACGGTCAAGGACGCCATCCCCGGCGGCACGGTGAAGAAGGGCGACGTCGTCAAGGCGGTCGTCGTCCGGACCTCCAAGGAGCGCCGCCGGCCCGACGGTTCCTACATCCGCTTCGACGAGAACGCTGCCGTCATCATCAAGGACGGCGGCGACCCCCGCGGCACGCGCATCTTCGGCCCGGTGGGCCGCGAGCTGCGCGAGAAGCGGTTCATGCGCATCATCTCGCTCGCCCCGGAGGTGGTCTGAGCCATGTCGAAGCCCCGCATCAAGAAGGGCGACCGCGTCCTCGTCATCGCCGGCAAGGACAAGGGAGCGACCGGCCGCGTCCTCGAGGTCCTCACGGACCGCGACAAGGTCGTCGTCGAGGGTGTCAACCGGATCAAGAAGCACACCAAGGTCGGCCAGACCGCGCGTGGCGCCAAGACCGGCGGCATCGTGACGACCGAGGCCGGCATCCACATCAGCAACGTCATGCTGGCCGTGGAGAAGGACGGCAAGCGCGTCGGCACCCGCGTCGGCATCCGCGAGGAGCAGGTCGAGCGCGGCGGTCGCACCAAGACATCTCGCGTCCGCGTCGCCAAGCGGACCGGTGAGGACATCTGATGAGCACCACCACCGAGGAGCGGACGATCCCGCGCCTCAAGCAGCGCTACCGCAGCGAGATCGCGGGCGCCCTGACCGAGCAGTTCGGCTACGCCAACCCCATGCAGGTCCCGACGCTGGTCAAGGTCGTGGTCAACATGGGCGTCGGCGAGGCCGCTCGCGACTCGAAGCTGATCGAGGGCGCCGTGCGCGACCTCGCGTCGATCACCGGCCAGAAGCCGGCGGTCACGAAGGCCCGCAAGTCGATCGCGCAGTTCAAGCTGCGCGAGGGCCAGCCGATCGGGGCGCACACCACGCTGCGCAACGACCGCATGTGGGAGTTCCTCGACCGCCTGCTCTCGACCGCGCTGCCGCGCATCCGCGACTTCCGCGGCCTCTCGCCCAAGCAGTTCGACGGTGCGGGCAACTACACCTTCGGCCTGACCGAGCAGTCGATGTTCCACGAGATCGACCAGGACCGCATCGACCGCGTGCGGGGCATGGACATCACCGTGGTCACGACCGCCAAGTCCGACGACGAGGGTCGTGCCCTGCTGCGTGCCCTCGGCTTCCCGTTCAAGGAGTCCTGAGCCGTGGCCAAGAAGTCCCTGATCAACAAGGCCCTCGCGAAGCCGAAGTTCGCCGTCCGCGGCTACACCCGCTGCCAGCGCTGCGGCCGGCCGCACTCGGTCTACCGCAAGTTCGGCCTGTGCCGCGTCTGCCTGCGCGAGATGGCGCACCGCGGCGAGCTGCCCGGCGTGACCAAGAGCAGCTGGTAGCCGTCCTGCTCGTCCTGCACGACCCGCACCACCCGTACGCACGCCACTCCCAGAACGCCACAGGCCCCGGGGCTCTCGAGCCCCGGTGGAACCCGGCGGGAAAGCAGTCCCGGCCATGACGATGACCGACCCGATCGCAGACATGCTCACGCGTCTGCGCAACGCCAACACGGCGTACCACGACGAGGTGCGCATGCCGCACTCGAAGCTCAAGTCCGGCATCGCCGAGATCCTCCAGCAGGAGGGCTACATCGGCGGCTGGCGCGTCCAGGACGCGACCGTGGGCCAGGAGCTCGTGGTCGACCTGAAGTACGGCCCCAACCGCGAGCGCTCGATCGCCGGCCTGCGCCGCGTGAGCAAGCCCGGTCTGCGGGTCTACGCGAAGTCCACCGGCCTGCCCCGCGTGCTGGGCGGCCTCGGCATCGCGATCATCTCCACGTCGTCCGGTCTGCTGACCGACCGGCAGGCATCGAAGCGGGGCGTGGGCGGAGAAGTCCTCGCCTACGTCTGGTAAGGGGAGCGTCACCATGTCGCGCATCGGCCGCCTGCCCGTGCAGGTCCCGAGCGGTGTCGACGTCCTCGTCGACGACCGCACCGTCAACGTGAAGGGTCCCAAGGGCGAGCTCACGCACGTCCTCGCGGAGCCCATCACCATCCAGCGCTCCGAGGACGGCACGCTGCAGCTGTCCCGTCCGGACGACAGCCGCGAGGCCAAGTCGCTCCACGGGCTCTCGCGCACCCTCGTCGCCAACATGATCCAGGGCGTCACCGCGGGCTACTCGAAGACCCTCGAGATCGTCGGCGTGGGCTACCGCGTCACGGCCCGTGGCTCCTCGCTCGAGTTCGCCCTCGGCTTCAGCCACCCGGTCGTCATCGACCCCCCGGAGGGCATCACCTTCACCGTCGAGGCCCCGACGCGGTTCGTCGTGTCGGGCATCGACAAGCAGAAGGTCGGTGAGGTCTCCGCGAAGATCCGCAAGATCCGCAAGCCCGACCCGTACAAGGGCAAGGGTGTGCGCTACCAGGGCGAGGTCGTCCGGCGCAAGGTCGGAAAGGCTGGCAAGTAATGGCACTCGGGATCAAGCGCAAGCGCGTAGAGGCCAAGGGCATCAAGCGCGCGCGGCGGCACCTGCGGGTC encodes the following:
- the rpsC gene encoding 30S ribosomal protein S3, coding for MGQKVNPHGFRLGITTDFKSRWYADKLYKDYVKEDVAIRRLMTRGMERAGISKVEIERTRDRVRVDIHTARPGIVIGRRGAEADRIRGELEKLTGKQVQLNILEVKNPEVDAQLVAQGVAEQLSSRVSFRRAMRKSMMSATKAGAKGIRVQCSGRLGGAEMSRSEFYREGRVPLHTLRANIDYGFYEARTTFGRIGVKVWIYKGDVTSLTAERQAAAAAARAGSRDRSAARPPRGGAGAGSRGPRRDAEVGATPTAAGDTAHEAGPHQSQTTASAVEQVVVEAQQGSTPGQEG
- the rplP gene encoding 50S ribosomal protein L16 → MLIPRRVKHRKQHHPGRSGAAKGGTRVTFGEYGIQALEPAYVTNRQIESARIAITRHIRRGGKVWINIYPDRPLTKKPAETRMGSGKGSPEWWIANVKPGRVMFELSYPNEKTAREALMRAAHKLPMKCRIVKREEGVV
- the rpmC gene encoding 50S ribosomal protein L29 codes for the protein MALGTKAVEFRGLDEDELMSKLREHKEELFNLRFQAATGQLDNHGRLKSVRRDIARIYTILRERELGITQVDTTEGAA
- the rpsQ gene encoding 30S ribosomal protein S17 is translated as MAETSGTTSQAAASRGYRKTREGLVVSDKMDKTVVVAVEDRFKHPLYGKVVRRTSRLKAHDERNDAGVGDRVLLMETRPLSATKRWRVVEILEKAK
- the rplN gene encoding 50S ribosomal protein L14, coding for MIQQESRLRVADNTGAKELLCIRVLGGSGRRYAGIGDVIVATVKDAIPGGTVKKGDVVKAVVVRTSKERRRPDGSYIRFDENAAVIIKDGGDPRGTRIFGPVGRELREKRFMRIISLAPEVV
- the rplX gene encoding 50S ribosomal protein L24, giving the protein MSKPRIKKGDRVLVIAGKDKGATGRVLEVLTDRDKVVVEGVNRIKKHTKVGQTARGAKTGGIVTTEAGIHISNVMLAVEKDGKRVGTRVGIREEQVERGGRTKTSRVRVAKRTGEDI
- the rplE gene encoding 50S ribosomal protein L5, with protein sequence MSTTTEERTIPRLKQRYRSEIAGALTEQFGYANPMQVPTLVKVVVNMGVGEAARDSKLIEGAVRDLASITGQKPAVTKARKSIAQFKLREGQPIGAHTTLRNDRMWEFLDRLLSTALPRIRDFRGLSPKQFDGAGNYTFGLTEQSMFHEIDQDRIDRVRGMDITVVTTAKSDDEGRALLRALGFPFKES
- a CDS encoding type Z 30S ribosomal protein S14, with the protein product MAKKSLINKALAKPKFAVRGYTRCQRCGRPHSVYRKFGLCRVCLREMAHRGELPGVTKSSW
- the rpsH gene encoding 30S ribosomal protein S8, encoding MTMTDPIADMLTRLRNANTAYHDEVRMPHSKLKSGIAEILQQEGYIGGWRVQDATVGQELVVDLKYGPNRERSIAGLRRVSKPGLRVYAKSTGLPRVLGGLGIAIISTSSGLLTDRQASKRGVGGEVLAYVW
- the rplF gene encoding 50S ribosomal protein L6, which translates into the protein MSRIGRLPVQVPSGVDVLVDDRTVNVKGPKGELTHVLAEPITIQRSEDGTLQLSRPDDSREAKSLHGLSRTLVANMIQGVTAGYSKTLEIVGVGYRVTARGSSLEFALGFSHPVVIDPPEGITFTVEAPTRFVVSGIDKQKVGEVSAKIRKIRKPDPYKGKGVRYQGEVVRRKVGKAGK